One genomic segment of Kordiimonas sp. SCSIO 12603 includes these proteins:
- a CDS encoding TonB-dependent receptor domain-containing protein: MFGADIHETRKLSKLRLLSGAATLIATLATGTNIANAQDDNSQEVEEVVITGSRIVRKDLTAPSPVVTLDSESILQSGETDLVNLLKELPILISSNQATNSAGAIATLDLRSMGTQRTLVVVNGRRHVGGISGSSTVDVSSIPTALVERVEVLTGGASAIYGADAVTGVVNYILKDDFEGIDTRAQYGISDSGDAENLFLSIAAGGNFADGRGNAVVAVEYRDQNGLIGLDRSFAGPGQASQVNITDDIAANFDVNPDASVTFLPGETFNISSAAGQIAIFGGGGQLGFDADGNPTFGTSGFFFNNGTLRNFNAGLDAGGTNGVGGDGILNNTGFANLVTPSKRVSVNANVTYEVAEFAEFFLESKFTYVDAQSAGGVNSFNDFIPIRIGNPFIPAQLQAAIDTAAANGENIFTNAANAQIFITRDQADDTVRNTTDTDRFSFRVVTGFKGDITDTWNYEVSYNYGRTESNAANSRQRFDDRFFASVDAVALTQDDIDALGANLVQAIRPGTDGAIGITGDSAQVGDIVCRSSIDPDAEPPVASFPSTREGFLTFEPGAGSPCVPTSIFGSNAINQDAADFIYQRTLSDIAIEQQVVSAVISGDTSDFFTLPAGAISTAFGFEYRRETSSFEPDAADRDDLIFGGGTQPTSGRYSVTEGFAEILIPIFADLPFAKELSVEGAYRYSDYSVGGDANQSFSTDTYRVALTWRPIDELLLRGGYSRAVRAPNIGELFDPQQVAFFFPDDPCDADFIDSGSEFRAANCAALGIPEGFDDPNTARFEGISGGNPGLQPETADTYTAGFVWTPEYIPGLSIAADYYRINLSNAIGSITAQNIVDRCVDAPNLNNQFCELQSRDPNTNGLNSITQVTQNIAALKTSGIDFEATYAFDLPGEWGSIRSRLIANYIIDRDNFEFQEFPDESTRIRGTLGIPKYNVNLSTTWSYEEFGFTYQVRYQDSQLVGGLSFEEIERFAANNNGGQFADPFETGDAFIHDISASWQVRENFGINAGVNNLFNRKPFLAAVNTPVTSVGRFFYIGFNSRF; the protein is encoded by the coding sequence ATGTTTGGAGCAGACATTCATGAAACTCGCAAGCTAAGCAAACTGCGCCTACTTAGTGGCGCGGCAACCCTTATTGCTACGCTTGCAACCGGAACCAACATTGCCAATGCGCAAGATGACAATTCTCAAGAAGTAGAAGAAGTAGTAATCACCGGTTCGCGTATTGTCAGGAAAGACCTGACAGCGCCGTCACCTGTGGTAACTCTTGATTCTGAGAGCATTCTTCAATCTGGCGAAACAGACCTTGTAAACCTTCTGAAAGAGCTTCCAATCTTGATTAGCTCTAATCAGGCAACCAACTCAGCTGGTGCAATTGCAACACTGGACCTTCGTTCGATGGGCACACAGCGTACGCTTGTTGTTGTAAACGGCCGTCGTCACGTTGGTGGTATTTCAGGATCATCAACCGTTGATGTATCCAGTATTCCAACCGCACTTGTTGAACGCGTTGAAGTACTTACTGGTGGCGCATCAGCGATCTATGGTGCTGACGCTGTGACAGGTGTTGTAAACTACATTCTTAAAGACGACTTCGAAGGTATTGATACACGCGCTCAGTACGGTATTTCAGATTCTGGTGACGCCGAAAACCTGTTCCTGTCGATTGCTGCGGGCGGTAACTTCGCCGATGGTCGCGGTAACGCTGTAGTAGCAGTTGAATACCGTGATCAAAATGGCCTTATTGGTCTTGATCGCTCATTCGCGGGTCCTGGTCAAGCATCTCAGGTAAACATCACTGATGACATTGCTGCCAATTTTGATGTGAACCCTGATGCATCTGTTACATTCCTTCCAGGTGAAACATTTAATATTTCATCTGCCGCAGGCCAGATCGCAATCTTTGGTGGCGGAGGCCAGCTAGGTTTTGATGCTGATGGAAACCCAACATTCGGTACTAGTGGTTTCTTCTTCAATAACGGTACACTGCGTAACTTTAATGCAGGCCTGGATGCTGGCGGCACAAACGGCGTTGGCGGTGATGGTATCCTGAACAATACGGGCTTCGCTAACCTTGTAACACCTAGCAAGCGCGTAAGCGTAAATGCGAACGTAACATATGAAGTGGCTGAGTTTGCAGAATTCTTCCTTGAATCAAAGTTCACCTATGTTGATGCACAATCTGCAGGCGGCGTGAACTCATTCAACGATTTTATTCCAATTCGAATTGGTAACCCTTTCATTCCAGCACAACTACAGGCGGCGATTGATACTGCTGCAGCAAATGGCGAGAATATTTTCACAAATGCCGCCAATGCTCAGATCTTTATCACACGTGACCAGGCGGATGATACAGTACGCAACACAACAGATACTGATCGTTTCTCTTTCCGTGTCGTAACTGGCTTTAAAGGCGATATCACTGATACCTGGAACTATGAAGTTTCCTATAACTATGGCCGTACAGAATCAAACGCTGCTAACTCTCGCCAGCGTTTTGATGATCGCTTCTTTGCCTCTGTTGATGCTGTAGCTCTAACGCAAGATGATATTGATGCTTTAGGCGCAAACCTAGTTCAGGCAATTCGCCCAGGTACAGACGGTGCAATCGGCATTACTGGTGACAGCGCTCAAGTCGGTGATATCGTATGTCGTTCCAGCATTGATCCGGATGCTGAACCACCTGTAGCCTCATTCCCAAGCACACGCGAAGGCTTCCTGACATTCGAACCTGGTGCTGGCAGCCCATGTGTTCCGACAAGCATCTTTGGCTCAAATGCTATCAATCAGGATGCAGCTGATTTTATTTATCAGCGTACACTCTCTGATATTGCAATCGAGCAGCAAGTTGTTTCCGCTGTTATCTCTGGTGATACAAGTGATTTCTTCACGCTTCCAGCAGGTGCAATCAGCACTGCGTTTGGCTTCGAATATCGTCGTGAAACAAGTAGCTTTGAACCTGATGCAGCTGATCGTGATGATTTGATTTTCGGTGGTGGTACACAGCCTACATCTGGCCGTTATTCAGTAACTGAAGGTTTTGCGGAGATTCTAATTCCTATTTTTGCAGACCTTCCTTTCGCAAAAGAACTATCTGTTGAAGGTGCTTATCGCTACTCAGATTATTCTGTAGGTGGTGATGCTAACCAGTCCTTCAGCACCGATACATACAGAGTAGCACTAACATGGCGGCCAATTGATGAACTACTTCTACGTGGTGGCTATTCACGTGCTGTCCGTGCACCTAACATTGGGGAACTCTTCGACCCTCAGCAGGTAGCCTTCTTCTTCCCTGATGATCCGTGTGATGCTGATTTCATCGATTCAGGTTCTGAATTCCGTGCGGCAAACTGTGCTGCTCTTGGTATTCCTGAAGGCTTTGATGATCCAAATACAGCACGCTTTGAAGGTATCTCCGGTGGTAACCCAGGTCTTCAACCTGAAACTGCTGACACATACACAGCAGGTTTCGTATGGACACCTGAATATATTCCAGGCCTAAGTATCGCTGCCGATTACTACAGAATTAATCTGTCGAACGCTATTGGCAGCATCACAGCACAAAACATCGTTGATCGCTGTGTGGATGCACCAAACCTGAATAACCAATTCTGTGAACTTCAAAGCCGTGACCCAAATACCAATGGCCTAAACAGCATTACTCAGGTAACTCAGAATATTGCTGCTCTGAAGACATCTGGTATCGATTTTGAAGCAACTTATGCTTTCGATCTTCCAGGCGAATGGGGTTCAATCCGTTCTCGTTTGATCGCAAACTACATCATCGATCGTGATAACTTTGAATTCCAGGAATTCCCTGATGAATCAACACGCATCAGAGGCACTCTTGGTATTCCTAAGTATAACGTGAACCTATCAACAACTTGGAGCTATGAAGAGTTTGGCTTCACTTATCAGGTTCGTTATCAGGATTCACAGCTTGTGGGCGGACTATCCTTTGAAGAAATTGAGCGTTTTGCTGCAAACAACAATGGCGGCCAGTTTGCTGATCCATTTGAAACAGGCGATGCTTTCATTCACGATATTTCTGCCAGCTGGCAAGTACGTGAGAACTTCGGCATCAACGCTGGTGTAAACAACCTGTTTAACCGCAAGCCATTCCTGGCCGCAGTGAATACACCGGTTACATCAGTAGGTCGTTTCTTCTACATTGGCTTTAATTCTCGTTTCTAA
- a CDS encoding TonB-dependent siderophore receptor, with product MIEADIHEIQKLNKKLRLLGSAATLLAVAATGATSVQAQDDVDDRELEEVVVTGSRIARDPNAAAPSPVSVVSGVDLKLSGETDIAEALKDIPALLTTTSSQGSIDGIFAPSTGAAVLQLRGLGNERTLTLVDGRRHVGGVQGSSAVDVGSIPNALIERVEVLTGGASAVYGADAVAGVVNFILKDDFEGVEINAQTGISGQGDGIQLDGSILYGQNFGDGRGNFTAAFNYSERNGIRQGDRAFSRGNNIANDDRNPDPSVFGDFARVILPNHTFSISSNRGVIAAGDFSSPGADFLDTDGNGVADCSQSTVGQNVGGGFGGCWVINDDGSVRPYQDGLVSGAFNQFGGDGIRDNFDEDFLVPEDKKYSINLTGRYAINDYVTFFAEGKYVYQETDFGGPLNTFYDLLTVAPDNPFIPTELQGLADSTGGLFITRDPTDLGPNIDTNERETYRFVAGIEGEFDNGWTYELSGNYGRFERTTIDRNRVIQDRFFAAIDVTTDANGNPVCRSALDGSDAPTTPFDIPLFDFGFFTFNPDDGSCVPANILGGPNSVSAEAVDFITTTIQNKRVLEQTVISGFVAGDLSDFVSLQGGEIGFVFGAEYRDEKATAIFDPLVRGVIPVTTQDANAGELIRNLDDFRQTSLVFDPESLISNETGSYDVKEVFAEVNIPLLADLPFANRLEFTAAARYADYSTVGDAFTWTVGGKWAPISDIEFRGTYAVAIRAPNVNELFAPSQGATFRPVDPCDQVNIDALLASDNAVARANGQNRVANCAADGIPAGFADPLSARFTGETSGNAELQEETAKTFTVGMIFQPSFIDGLTISADYWNIKIEDAISSVSAQDIVDNCYNASTFPNNFCTLFTRNDDPSSPQFNGFNFLRQTELNFAALETSGIDASVRYQFDVEENQFTLNVAGTWVNNLDRFFNPADLTDVDPELGELQRPEWAGSASLQWARGPFSVNWQTRYQSRQALRSVEVESADVLYGPNGFAGDVFIHDISFSYEVNEQMNVYGGINNIADKNPFITESAFPVNPLGRYFFLGVNLSL from the coding sequence ATGATTGAAGCAGACATTCATGAAATTCAGAAACTAAATAAAAAGCTAAGGCTTTTAGGTAGCGCAGCAACACTTCTTGCTGTTGCAGCAACTGGTGCTACCAGCGTTCAAGCGCAGGACGATGTGGATGATCGTGAACTGGAAGAGGTAGTGGTTACCGGTTCACGTATCGCACGAGACCCAAATGCGGCAGCACCATCACCTGTATCAGTGGTATCAGGTGTTGATCTAAAGCTATCCGGTGAAACAGATATTGCTGAAGCACTGAAGGACATTCCAGCGCTTCTAACAACAACCTCTTCTCAAGGCTCTATTGATGGTATTTTTGCACCGTCTACAGGTGCAGCAGTTCTGCAGCTTCGTGGTCTTGGTAATGAAAGAACTCTTACTCTCGTAGACGGTCGTCGTCACGTTGGTGGTGTTCAAGGTTCCTCCGCCGTTGATGTTGGTTCTATCCCTAACGCTCTTATTGAGCGCGTAGAAGTTCTAACAGGTGGTGCATCTGCGGTATATGGTGCCGATGCGGTAGCTGGTGTTGTTAACTTCATCCTCAAAGACGACTTCGAGGGTGTTGAAATAAACGCACAAACAGGTATTTCCGGCCAAGGTGATGGTATCCAGCTTGATGGCAGCATTCTTTATGGTCAAAACTTTGGTGACGGACGTGGTAACTTCACCGCAGCCTTCAACTACTCTGAGCGCAACGGAATTCGCCAAGGCGACCGTGCTTTCTCACGTGGCAACAACATCGCAAATGATGACCGTAACCCAGACCCGTCTGTATTTGGTGATTTTGCTCGTGTAATTTTGCCGAACCACACATTCTCAATCAGTTCCAACCGCGGCGTAATTGCAGCAGGTGATTTCTCATCCCCTGGTGCCGATTTCCTTGATACAGATGGTAACGGTGTTGCTGATTGTAGCCAATCTACTGTTGGCCAGAACGTAGGCGGCGGCTTCGGTGGTTGTTGGGTAATCAATGACGATGGTTCAGTACGTCCTTACCAGGACGGCCTTGTATCTGGTGCCTTCAACCAGTTTGGTGGTGACGGTATCCGTGATAACTTTGATGAAGATTTCTTGGTTCCAGAAGATAAGAAATACTCTATCAACCTAACAGGCCGTTATGCGATCAATGATTACGTAACTTTCTTCGCAGAAGGTAAGTATGTGTATCAGGAAACTGATTTCGGTGGCCCACTAAACACATTCTATGATCTATTGACTGTTGCTCCGGACAACCCGTTTATCCCAACAGAGCTTCAAGGCCTTGCTGACTCCACTGGTGGCCTGTTCATTACTCGTGACCCAACAGACCTTGGTCCAAACATCGATACAAACGAACGTGAAACATACCGTTTTGTAGCTGGTATCGAAGGTGAGTTCGACAATGGCTGGACATACGAACTATCTGGTAACTATGGCCGTTTCGAGCGTACAACAATTGACCGCAACCGCGTAATTCAAGATCGTTTCTTTGCTGCAATTGATGTAACAACTGATGCAAACGGCAACCCAGTTTGTCGCTCTGCTCTAGACGGTAGCGATGCACCGACCACACCATTTGACATTCCGTTGTTTGATTTTGGTTTCTTCACATTCAACCCAGATGATGGCAGCTGTGTACCTGCTAACATTCTTGGTGGCCCGAATTCAGTGAGCGCAGAAGCTGTAGATTTCATCACAACTACTATTCAAAACAAACGTGTGCTTGAGCAAACAGTAATCTCCGGTTTCGTTGCTGGTGATCTATCAGATTTCGTATCACTGCAAGGTGGTGAAATCGGATTTGTATTCGGTGCTGAATACCGCGATGAAAAAGCAACAGCCATATTCGATCCACTAGTGCGCGGTGTTATTCCGGTAACAACACAAGATGCAAATGCTGGCGAACTTATCCGCAATCTAGATGATTTCCGCCAAACATCATTAGTGTTTGATCCAGAGAGCTTGATTTCCAACGAAACTGGTTCATACGATGTAAAAGAAGTATTTGCTGAGGTGAACATCCCGCTTCTAGCAGATCTACCATTTGCAAATCGTCTTGAATTCACAGCTGCTGCTCGGTACGCAGACTATTCCACAGTTGGTGATGCCTTCACTTGGACAGTTGGCGGTAAATGGGCACCTATCAGCGATATCGAGTTCCGCGGTACATATGCGGTAGCTATCCGTGCGCCTAACGTGAACGAACTGTTTGCTCCTTCACAGGGCGCAACATTCCGTCCGGTAGATCCTTGTGATCAAGTGAACATTGATGCACTTCTTGCTTCCGATAACGCTGTTGCACGTGCAAACGGTCAAAACCGTGTAGCAAACTGTGCGGCTGACGGTATTCCGGCTGGCTTCGCAGACCCACTGTCTGCACGCTTTACCGGTGAAACAAGCGGTAACGCAGAGCTACAGGAAGAAACTGCGAAAACATTCACAGTTGGTATGATCTTCCAGCCAAGCTTCATTGATGGCCTAACTATCTCTGCTGACTACTGGAACATTAAAATTGAAGATGCCATTTCTTCTGTAAGTGCTCAGGATATTGTTGATAACTGTTACAACGCATCAACATTCCCGAACAACTTCTGTACGCTATTCACGCGTAACGATGATCCATCTTCTCCTCAGTTCAACGGCTTCAACTTCCTACGTCAGACAGAGCTGAACTTCGCGGCACTTGAAACATCAGGTATTGATGCATCTGTTCGCTACCAGTTTGATGTTGAAGAAAATCAGTTCACTCTGAATGTTGCGGGTACTTGGGTGAATAACCTTGACCGCTTCTTCAACCCAGCTGACCTAACAGATGTTGATCCAGAACTTGGTGAGCTACAGCGTCCAGAGTGGGCAGGTAGTGCAAGTCTTCAGTGGGCACGTGGTCCGTTCAGCGTTAACTGGCAGACACGTTATCAGAGCCGTCAGGCACTACGTTCTGTTGAAGTTGAATCAGCTGACGTACTATACGGTCCAAACGGTTTTGCTGGTGATGTATTCATCCACGACATTTCCTTCAGCTATGAAGTGAATGAGCAGATGAATGTTTACGGTGGTATCAACAACATTGCTGATAAGAACCCGTTCATCACAGAATCAGCGTTCCCTGTGA
- a CDS encoding peptidoglycan DD-metalloendopeptidase family protein encodes MANWQTILMRAKRKLMEAISKLDSEKLFSASESPAAFGIIAGLGVLGLVILNLPSNPKEPDETVALKQIESRPITETAPTAPIPQEPSYNETSYTLKKSETLLRLLRRAGISNSNAHTAINQLKNVTDLRKLRAGQKVEISVDTSDQDKIHILKIRDTFSEVAIVEAKGASYDAKRIPVETVPVTQLVTGVISDSLYLSSKRAGLPDKIIVELIRMLSFDVDFEREIRVGDNFEIYYERNYAPKYDDIENTRILSAKIGLQKRTLNALYFQEENGDEGYYDLNGESTRRALMKTPLDVAVVTSSYGRRKHPVLGYTRMHKGADFRARTGTPIMAAGDGIIEMAARNGSYGNYIRIRHNGSYKTAYAHLSKYGRGIRKGRRVKQGQIIGYAGATGRVTAAHLHYEVLYNGKQVNPLTLKLPTGKTLKGKSLEEFQENQARITAEIEKTAELQLILASKENQTTDADR; translated from the coding sequence ATGGCCAACTGGCAAACGATTCTAATGCGTGCAAAGCGCAAACTGATGGAAGCAATTTCGAAACTAGATTCTGAAAAGCTATTTAGTGCATCGGAGTCGCCCGCTGCTTTCGGTATTATTGCAGGCCTGGGCGTGCTTGGTTTGGTAATATTAAACCTTCCAAGCAATCCCAAGGAACCGGATGAAACTGTCGCCTTAAAGCAAATAGAATCACGGCCTATAACGGAAACCGCGCCAACCGCACCAATTCCTCAAGAACCGAGCTATAATGAAACCAGCTACACACTGAAAAAATCAGAGACGTTGCTACGCCTTTTAAGAAGAGCTGGTATTTCAAACAGCAATGCCCATACCGCTATCAATCAACTGAAGAATGTAACTGATCTGCGGAAGTTGCGTGCAGGCCAGAAAGTTGAAATATCTGTCGATACTTCAGACCAAGATAAAATTCATATCTTAAAGATTCGCGACACGTTCTCTGAGGTTGCAATCGTGGAAGCGAAAGGTGCATCATATGACGCAAAGCGCATCCCTGTGGAAACCGTCCCTGTTACCCAGCTTGTAACCGGTGTTATTTCCGACAGCCTATACCTGTCCAGCAAGCGGGCCGGGTTACCCGACAAAATTATAGTCGAACTTATTCGCATGCTGAGTTTTGACGTGGACTTTGAACGCGAAATCCGAGTGGGAGATAACTTCGAGATATATTATGAGCGGAACTATGCCCCAAAATATGACGACATCGAAAACACCCGTATTTTGAGTGCCAAGATCGGCCTTCAGAAACGCACGCTTAATGCCCTATATTTTCAGGAAGAAAACGGTGACGAAGGCTATTATGACCTGAACGGCGAAAGCACCAGGCGGGCACTCATGAAAACCCCGCTTGATGTAGCTGTTGTTACATCATCATACGGCAGACGTAAGCACCCGGTTCTTGGCTACACCCGTATGCACAAAGGCGCTGATTTCAGAGCACGCACAGGCACCCCTATCATGGCAGCAGGTGACGGCATTATTGAGATGGCTGCCAGAAATGGTAGTTACGGCAATTATATACGTATTCGTCACAACGGCAGTTACAAAACCGCTTATGCCCACCTGAGCAAATACGGTAGAGGTATTAGGAAAGGCCGCCGTGTGAAACAGGGGCAGATTATAGGATATGCCGGAGCTACAGGCAGAGTGACTGCAGCTCATCTACATTATGAAGTACTTTATAACGGCAAGCAGGTGAACCCTCTTACACTAAAGCTACCTACAGGAAAGACGCTAAAGGGAAAATCTCTGGAAGAGTTTCAAGAGAATCAGGCGCGAATCACAGCTGAAATTGAAAAAACTGCTGAATTGCAATTGATACTCGCTTCAAAAGAAAACCAAACCACTGACGCCGACCGATAA
- a CDS encoding TonB-dependent receptor domain-containing protein: MIGSNIHETRKQSKLRLLGSAASLLAVMATGTGIAQAQDADDTDELEVEEVVVTGSLIRRSSYSAPEPIVILGKQDLNDRAFVNVADLLNESPEFGAPAANPAGAQGAFAIGSNVVSLFGLGSNRTLTVVNGRRFVSNNPPVPAGSSLAAGLQVDFNTIPIALVDRIETLLIGGSPTYGSDGIAGVVNVILKDDFEGFEVSGQYGVSDQGDGDSYQIQTTFGGNFAEGRGNLAFSVEYNSQNGLVAADRPFFTQNNPFTSRNGDGETRVFNADRTGRGFVTQALGDFGAISSASNGFLPTIGRGAFIDADGNQNFFEFDENGNAIPFTVGVRPANGGLFFANGGSGSDLFDNVRQIFTPSERINISAIGHYDINDYATFFSEFIFQNAEAREASEQDDILAGIFGADRSSPGFTLDNPFLSNQARGVLSEFLGPDDQFFVDRFLGPVVNGGENFNEAFTWRVVAGLKGEFEFADRNFHWEVSGNFGQSDLETRARTVINERLFNALDAVALTDDDVTEFTANSALDGQFVIRNGEVIQIATADINAAPRAGDIICNGILADARGELEPDASFPNLVTDARPNLAGCVPLNLFGNQFAPESAAFVSLPSTSSSDTQQRVFQANLGGDLFELPGGTVSFGLTYLNRKEEAVFEPDGIQQIELGQNAPTQPSRGEFKTDEIGAELFIPILKDGDVPFINALNFTPKARYVDHSIAGTDYTYTLAGTLQMFDMITVRGGYTQSIRAPGIQELFDPTLGITGFITDPCDTRFINLGPDGDAANSNRRQNCAAVGVDVENHTNISSNLSIAGISSGNQNLRNEIGKSYSIGVVVEPEQFIPGLRLSVDYINITIEDQISNITQNQAISACFDSATFPDDICNAHTRDASGQIISFSRSFQNASTSEFEAVQFNTRYDFDVSDALSLFDSSLKDSDLGDFSIRVGGIRRITDILQVVEGNPLINRVGQAGREKWRGNVDFVYNYDKLRVFWRMNYTGRLDLDVQDREALTFFDADDNLITSLNDKFIHNATISYQLTEKVNVSAAINNVFDRKPNITELAYGNFLNAEEFGRSFRFNFRAAF, encoded by the coding sequence ATGATTGGATCAAACATTCATGAAACTCGCAAGCAAAGCAAACTGCGCCTACTGGGAAGCGCAGCATCGCTTCTTGCTGTGATGGCTACTGGTACTGGCATCGCACAAGCACAAGACGCTGATGATACTGATGAACTGGAAGTGGAAGAGGTTGTTGTAACTGGTTCCCTTATCCGTCGTAGTTCTTACAGCGCTCCTGAGCCAATCGTAATTCTTGGCAAACAGGACCTTAATGACCGTGCATTTGTTAACGTAGCTGACCTACTTAACGAATCACCAGAATTCGGTGCTCCGGCAGCGAACCCAGCGGGTGCACAGGGCGCATTCGCAATTGGTTCCAACGTAGTAAGCCTTTTTGGTCTAGGCTCTAACCGTACTCTTACTGTTGTAAACGGCCGTCGTTTCGTTTCAAACAACCCTCCAGTACCAGCGGGCTCAAGCCTTGCAGCTGGTCTACAGGTTGATTTTAACACTATTCCGATCGCGCTTGTTGACCGTATTGAAACACTTCTAATCGGTGGTTCACCAACCTACGGTTCAGACGGTATCGCTGGTGTGGTAAACGTAATCCTTAAAGACGACTTTGAAGGTTTCGAAGTTTCTGGTCAGTACGGTGTATCTGATCAAGGCGATGGTGACAGCTACCAAATCCAAACAACATTTGGTGGTAACTTCGCTGAAGGTCGCGGTAACTTGGCTTTCTCTGTTGAGTATAACTCACAGAATGGCCTTGTAGCAGCTGATCGTCCGTTCTTTACACAGAACAACCCATTTACAAGCCGTAACGGTGACGGCGAAACACGCGTATTTAACGCTGATCGTACAGGCCGTGGTTTCGTAACACAGGCTCTTGGTGACTTTGGTGCGATTTCTTCTGCATCTAACGGTTTCCTACCAACAATTGGTCGCGGTGCATTCATCGATGCTGATGGCAACCAAAACTTCTTCGAGTTTGACGAAAATGGTAATGCTATTCCGTTTACTGTAGGTGTTCGCCCTGCAAACGGTGGTCTATTCTTCGCGAATGGTGGTAGCGGTAGTGATCTATTTGACAACGTACGTCAGATCTTCACACCTTCAGAGCGTATTAACATTTCCGCAATCGGTCACTATGACATCAACGATTACGCGACATTCTTCTCTGAGTTCATCTTCCAGAACGCTGAAGCTCGCGAAGCATCTGAGCAGGATGATATTCTTGCTGGTATCTTCGGCGCTGACCGTTCTTCACCAGGTTTCACGCTAGACAACCCATTCCTGAGCAATCAGGCGCGTGGTGTTCTTAGCGAATTCCTAGGTCCAGATGATCAATTCTTCGTAGATCGCTTCCTTGGTCCAGTTGTAAACGGCGGTGAAAACTTCAACGAAGCATTCACATGGCGCGTAGTTGCTGGTCTTAAAGGTGAGTTCGAATTTGCTGATCGTAACTTCCACTGGGAAGTTTCTGGTAACTTCGGTCAATCAGATCTTGAGACACGTGCACGTACAGTAATCAACGAGCGCCTATTTAACGCTCTTGACGCTGTTGCACTTACAGACGACGACGTTACAGAATTCACAGCAAACTCTGCTCTTGACGGTCAGTTCGTAATCCGTAACGGCGAAGTAATTCAGATTGCTACAGCTGATATCAACGCTGCGCCACGCGCAGGCGACATCATCTGTAACGGCATTCTTGCTGACGCTCGTGGTGAGCTAGAGCCAGATGCAAGCTTCCCGAACCTAGTAACAGACGCACGTCCAAACCTAGCTGGTTGTGTGCCTCTGAACCTATTCGGTAACCAGTTTGCTCCTGAATCTGCTGCATTCGTATCTCTACCATCTACATCTAGCTCTGATACACAACAGCGTGTATTCCAGGCTAACCTTGGTGGTGATCTATTCGAACTTCCAGGCGGTACAGTTTCTTTCGGTCTTACTTACTTGAACCGTAAAGAAGAAGCTGTATTTGAGCCAGATGGCATCCAGCAAATTGAACTTGGTCAGAATGCTCCAACTCAGCCTTCACGTGGTGAGTTCAAAACTGACGAGATCGGTGCTGAGCTATTCATTCCTATCCTTAAGGATGGTGATGTTCCGTTCATCAACGCTCTTAACTTCACACCTAAAGCACGTTACGTAGACCACTCTATCGCTGGTACAGACTATACATATACTCTTGCTGGTACACTACAGATGTTCGACATGATCACTGTACGTGGTGGTTATACTCAGTCAATCCGTGCTCCTGGTATTCAGGAACTGTTTGACCCAACACTAGGTATTACAGGCTTCATCACAGACCCTTGTGACACACGCTTCATTAACCTAGGCCCAGATGGTGACGCTGCTAACAGTAACCGTCGTCAAAACTGTGCTGCTGTTGGTGTTGACGTTGAAAACCACACTAACATCTCTAGTAACCTATCGATCGCTGGTATCAGTTCTGGTAACCAGAACCTACGCAACGAAATCGGTAAGTCTTACTCTATCGGTGTTGTAGTTGAGCCTGAGCAGTTCATCCCAGGTCTACGTCTATCTGTTGACTACATCAATATTACGATCGAAGATCAGATCTCTAATATTACACAGAACCAGGCGATCTCTGCTTGTTTCGATAGTGCAACATTCCCAGACGATATCTGTAACGCTCACACGCGTGACGCATCTGGCCAGATTATTTCATTCTCAAGAAGCTTCCAAAACGCTTCTACATCTGAGTTTGAAGCTGTTCAGTTCAACACACGTTACGACTTCGACGTTTCAGACGCTCTGAGCCTATTCGACAGCAGCCTTAAAGACAGTGACCTAGGTGACTTCTCTATCCGTGTTGGCGGTATCCGTCGTATCACTGATATCCTACAGGTTGTTGAGGGTAACCCACTTATCAACCGTGTTGGTCAGGCTGGCCGTGAAAAATGGCGTGGTAACGTAGACTTCGTATATAACTACGACAAGCTACGTGTCTTCTGGCGTATGAACTACACAGGTCGCCTCGATCTTGACGTTCAGGACCGTGAAGCGCTTACATTCTTCGATGCTGATGATAACCTAATCACTAGCTTGAATGATAAGTTCATCCACAATGCAACTATCAGCTACCAGCTGACTGAAAAAGTGAATGTATCTGCTGCAATCAACAACGTATTTGATCGCAAGCCGAACATTACGGAACTTGCTTACGGCAACTTCCTAAACGCAGAAGAGTTCGGACGTTCGTTCCGCTTCAACTTCCGCGCTGCATTCTAA